The nucleotide sequence GACCCGCGAGGACAACGGTGAGGACGGCGAGGTCGTCGTCCGGTACCAGGAGTTCTCGTCCAACGGCGGCAACGAGCAGAACCTCGAAGCGATCGTAGCGGCGTTCGAGGAGGAGAACCCGGACATCGACGTCCAGGTCGAGACGACTCCGTACGCCGACTACTTCACCAAGCTGCAGACGGCGGTCGCCGGCGACACCGAGGCCGACGCGTTCGAGCTGAACTACGAGAACTTCGTGACGTACGCCGACAGCGGCGCGCTCGCCGAGCTCGACGTCGACGGCGACGCCTACACGCGGTCCCTGCTGGAGGCGTTCCAGCACGACGGCGCCCAGCTGGGCCTGCCCGAGTCGTTCAGCGACGTCGTCCTCTTCTACAACAAGGACCTGTTCGCGGCGGCCGGCGTGCTGGAGCCGACGGCGGACTGGACGTGGGAGGACGAGCGGGCCGCCGCCGAGGCGCTGACCGACACCGCGGCCGGCGTCTGGGGCGACTACCAGCCGGCGACGTTCCACGAGTTCTACAAGGCGCTGGCCCAGGCCGGCGGGCAGTTCCTCACCGAGGACGGCAGCGCGACGGCGTTCAACAGCCCCGAGGGCATCGCCGCGGCGACGTGGCTGGCCGGCAAGTCCGGCACCGTCATGCCGACCGAGGCCGACGGCGCCGGCACGCCCGACTTCGACTCGACGCTGTTCCGCGACGGCAAGCTGGCCATGTGGCACAGCGGCATCTGGATGTTCGGCCCGCTGGCCGACGTCCCGTTCGAGTGGGACGTCGTCGTCGAGCCCGGCGACACCACCCCGGCCAGCGCGATGTTCACCAACGGCGTCGTCGTCAGCGCGAACAGCGAGCACCCGGAGGAGACGCAGGCCTGGCTGGAGTTCCTCACGTCGTCCGACACCACGGTCGACACCCGGCTGAGCGCCGGCTGGGAGCTGCCGCCGATCGCCGACCAGGACAAGCTGGCGCCGTACCTCGAGCAGTCGCCGCCGGCGAACCGTCAGGCCGTCTTCGACGCGCTGGACGCGACCGTGCTGCCGCCGGTGATCGTCCGCCAGCAGGAGATGCAGGACGCCGTCACCGAGGAGCTGGGCAACGCCGCGGCCGGCCGCAAGACCGTCGAGCAGGCCGTCGCCGACGCCGCCGCGCGGGTGGACGAGCTGCTGTGACCGACCTCTCCACTCCGGCTGACCTCGGCGAGCTGGTCGCGCTCGCCGAGGCCGGCCACCGGGTCATCGCCTCCCACCAGGCCCCGTCCGGCGCCTACCCGGCCAGCCCGACGTTCAGCGCGTACCGCGGCTACAGCTGGTTCCGCGACGGCGCGTTCATCGCCGAGGGCGCCAGCCGCTACGGCGACGCCGACGGCCCGGCCGCGTTCCACCGCTGGTGCGCCGACGTGCTGGCCAAGCGGACCGACCAGGTCGACGCGCTGGTGGCGCGGGCGCTCGTCGGGGAACGCATCCCGGTCGCCGACATGCTGCCGACTCGGTACACGATCGACGGCGGCGTCGGGAACGACCCGTGGTGGGACTTCCAGCTCGACGGCTACGGCACCTGGTTGTGGGCGCTCGCGGCGCACGCCGACCGGCACGGCGCGGTCGACGGGGTGGACGGCGGCGTGGTCGCGGCGGTCCGGTACCTGACGACGTTCTGGGCCCGGCCCTGCTACGACTGGTGGGAGGAGCACGTCGACCACCGGCACGTGTCGACGCTGGGCGCGATCCGGGCGGGGCTGGCGGCGGCGACGTCGCACCCGGCGCTGGCCGGTCCGCTGCCGGCGGGTGACCGTTCGGCGGCCGTGGAGGCGGTCGAGGAGATCGACGCGCTGGTCCTGCGTGACGGCGTCGCCGGCGGCCATCTGACGAAGTGGCTCGGCGCTGGTGACGTCGACGCGAGCCTGCTCGCGTGCGTCGTGCCGTTCGGGCTGGCCGGGGTGGACAGCGAGCTCGGGCGGGCGACGGTGTCGGCGGTCGAGGACGCGCTGTGCGTCGATGGCGGCGTGCACCGGTACGCCGCCGACACGTTCTACGGCGGCGGGCAGTGGCCGCTGCTCACGGCGTTCCTCGGCTGGAACCACGCGGTGGCCGGGCGCCGGGACGAGGCGCTGGCCGCCCTGCGGTGGATCGCCGCGCAGGCGACGCCGTCGGGCGAGCTGCCCGAGCAGGTCGGACACCACCTGCTCGCCCCGGACCGCGAACAGGAGTGGATCGACCGCTGGGGCACGGTTGCGACGCCGCTGCTGTGGTCGCACGGCATGTACCTGACGCTGGCGGCCGAGCTCGGCCTGGTGGGGAGCGCGCGATGATCCGGCACCGTCCGTTCGGCTCCGAGCACCCCTACGCCGTCACCGGCGACCAGCGGGTGCCGCCGCTCCCGGTGGGCGGCGAGACGTGCGAGCTGCGGGCACGCGCGTCGGCGCCGGTGACGTCGGTGGTGTGCGAGTGGTCCGGCCCGGCCGGGGACGAGACCTGGCCGCTGCTGGCGCCGTCGTCGGCGGGTTCGTCCGAGGACGGCGACGGTGACGGCGGGCACCTGGCGGCCGCCCAGGCCCGGTCGCTGGCGGACCGGTCGTACTGGTCGGTGACGACGCCGCCGCTGGGCGCCGGGACGACGTACCGCTATCGGTTCGTGGCGACGACCGCGTCCGGTGCGGTACGGCGGACGCGGTGGTTCTCGGTGGCGGCGGGTTCGTGGTCCGCGTCCGGCGGGCGGCTGGACGTGTCCGGCGGGGACCGGCTGGTCCCGGGCAGCGTCGAGTGGCTGACCGGTCCGGAGGGGCAGCGGCGGGTCCGGTTCGCGCTGCGGCTGGCGGCCGACGAGCGCGTCGTCGGATTCGGCGAGCGCTACGACGCCGTCGACCAGCGCGGCCGCACGCTGGACGCCGTCGTGTTCGAGCAGTACAAGGCGCAGGGCGCGCACGGGCGGACATACCTGCCGATGCCGTTCGCGCTGGTCGTCGGGCCGTCCGCGTCGTGGGGGTTCCACGTCCGCACCGCCCGGCGCACCTGGTACGACGTCGGCGCGACGACGCCGGACCAGCTGGTCATCGAGACCGACCTGGCCGGCGACGACGCGCTCTCCGTCGGGGTCTTCAGCGGGTCGCCCGCCTCCGTGCTGGACGCGTTCCTGGCCGAGGCGGGCCGGCCCGAGACACTGCCCGACTGGGTGTTCCGGCTCTGGGCCAGCGGCAACGAGTGGAACACGCAGGCCCGGGTCATGGCCGAGTTGGACGCCCACCGAGAGCGCGACATCCCCGTCGGCGCCCTGGTCATCGAGGCGTGGAGCGACGAGTCGACGTTCACCGCGTTCCGCGACGCCGTCTATGACGTCAATGAGGACGGCGGGCCGCACCGGCTGGCCGACTTCACCTTCCCGGCCGACGGCGCCTGGCCGGACCCTCGCGGGATGGTCGAGGAGCTGCACGGGCGGGACGTGAAGGTGCTGCTGTGGCAGATCCCGCTGCTGAAGATGCGGCCGCACCCGCGCGGCCAACTGGCGGCCGACGCCCGCGCGGCGGTGTCCGGCGGGTTCGTCGTCACCGAGGCGGACGGGCGGCCGTACCGCAACCGCGGCTGGTGGTTCCCGCTCGCGCTGATGCCGGACCTCGCGTCGGAGAAGGCGCGCGCGTGGTGGACGTCGAAGCGCCGGTACCTGGTCGAGGAGGTCGGCATCGACGGCTTCAAGACCGACGGCGGCGAGCACGCGTGGGGGCATGACCTGCGGCATTCTGATGGAGCGCTGCGTGGGCTGGCCGGCAACAACCGGTTCCCGGTCGAGTACGCGCGGGCCTACGGCGACCTGCTGCGGTCCGCGGGCAAGGCGCCGGTGACGTTCAGCCGGGCCGGGTTCACCGGATCGCAGGCGCACGGCGCGTTCTGGGCCGGCGACGAGGACTCGACGTGGTCCGGCTTCCGCGCGGCCGTCGTCGCGGGCGTCACCGCCGGGGCCTGCGGGATCGTCTACTGGGGCTGGGACCTGGCCGGCTTCTCCGGCGACGTGCCTGACGCCGAGCTGTACCTGCGCGCCGCGGCGGCGTCGGCGTTCATGCCGATCATGCAGTACCACTCCGAGTTCAACCACCACAGGCTGCCGTGGCGCGACCGCACCCCCTGGAACGTCGCCTCGCAGACCGGCGACGAGCGGGTGCTGCCGGTGTTCCGCCGGTTCGCCCACCTGCGGGAGAAGCTGGTGCCGTACCTGTCGTCGGCGGCGTCGGCCACTGTTTCGGGCGGGGCGCCGCTGATGCGCGGCCTGTTCTTCGACTTCCCGGCCGATGCCTCGGCCTGGTCGGTCGTCGACCGCCAGTTCCTCCTCGGCGACTCGCTGCTGGTGGCGCCGGTGCTGTCGGCCGGCGCGTCGACGTGGGACGTGTACCTGCCGGAGGGCTCGTGGGTGGACGTCTGGACGGGTGCGGTGCTCTCGGGTGGACGCACGGTGACGCGGCCGGTGCCGATCGACGAGATCCCGGTCTACTGCCGTGCGTCCGCGTGGCCGGCCCTTCGCCCGGCGTTCGAGGACCTGCCGTAAACCGGTCGTCCACGAGCGCCGCCGTGCGGCAGGGTGAGCCCATGACGTCCCGCATCTCGCATACGAGCATCGACTGCGCCAACGCCTACGAGCTGTCGGAGTGGTGGAAGCAGGTGCTCGGCTACGTCGACATCGCCGACGACCCGAACGAGCCCGGCCACGAGGAGTGCATGATCCAGACGCCCGACGGCAGCCACCAGGTGCTGTTCATCGAGGTGCCTGACGAGAAGACGGTCAAGAACCGCGTGCACTTCGACTTGCGTCCCACCGACCGCACGCAGGACGAGGAGGTCGAGCGGCTGCGCGGCATCGGCGCCACCGTGGTGGCCGACCACCGCGGCAAGTACGGCCCCGGCACCGGCTGGGTCACGCTCGCCGACCCGGAGGGCAACGAGTTCGACATCCTGCGCAGCGACGCCCAGCTCGCCGCGGCGGCCAAACAGTCCTGATCCGAGCGATCCGACGACGAGCGGCCGTCGACCACCGATGAACCGGACATGCCGGTACGAACGGGAAGTTCATCGGGGGTTCACGCGGGCGACGGCCGCGGGGCGGATGCTGCGCGCCCGGCCGATGTTGGCTGTGCGGAGTCTCGTCACGCCGTAGGAGGGGCCGGTGCCGATCGTCCACCGCCATGGGTCACGCCGGCTGGCCGCCGTCGCGATCGCGGCCGTCATACCCGCCGTCGGGATGCTGGCCGCGGCGCCGCCGGTCAGCGCGCATCCGTTCGGGCCGCCGCTGTCGGCGCGGCTGGACGTCGACGGGGCGGAGGTGGCGGTCACCTGGACCGCGGCCGAGGACGACTGGGTCAGCCTGGGCGAGTTCCTCGGCGCGTTCACCGGGCAGACGGACCAGACCGGCGGAACCGGTGAGCAGCTGACCGGCGCCGAACTGCTGGCCGGCTCGGACAACCTGCCCAGCTATCTGCTCTCGCATTTCGTCATCGAGCAGGACGGGCAGCCGTGCGAGGGGCAGGTCACGCAGCTGCAGGACCTGCTGACGCTCGGCGCCCAGCTCGTCTACACCTGCCCGCAGCCGGTCGACAGCGTCGAACTGACGGTCACGACGCTCACCGACGTCAACGAGAACTACCGCACGGTCGTCACGTCAGACGTCGCGTCCGAGCCTGAGCAGGCGCTGTTCACCAGCACGACCGCCACCCAGCAGTGGAGCTTCGACGACTCGGCGGGCGGCGGGACGGCGCAGACCGCGCTGATGGCGGCCGGCGCGCTGATCCTGGCCGGCGCCGCCGGCGGGCTGCTCTGGTGGCGCCGCAGCGGTGCCCGGCCGGCCGCGGCCGCCGACGAACGGGCCGCCGCACCCACCGTCGGGGCGGCCCTGTGAACTGGCTCTACGAACTCGACAACCGGCTGATCGCGCTGTTCGACACCCCCGGCGTCTGGTGGGCCGGACTGGTAGTCGCGGTCGTGGTGGGCTGCGCGCACGCCGTCGCGCCCGGGCACGGCAAGACCATCGCGGCCGCCTACCTGGTCGGCGCGCACGCCCGGTACCGCGACGCGCTCGTGCTGGGCGCGATCGTCGCCGGCATGCACACGTTCTCGGTGCTCGTGCTGGCGCTGGGCTGGGTCGGCCTGACGGCGTCCGGCGGCACCGACACGCGCCTGCTCACGTCCTGGCTGCAGGTGATCTCCGCGCTGATCGTCGTCGCGGTGGGCGCGGGGCTGCTGCGGCGGTACGTGCGCAGCGTCCGGTCCGCACCGGCGCTGGCCGCGGCCGGCCATGGACACGGCCATGGGCATGGGCATGGCCACGGGCATGGGCACGGTCACGGTCACGGGCACGGTCACGGTCACGGCCATGAGCCGCCGCCCGGGGTGGCGCCGTGGTCGCGACGCGGCCTGGTCGCACTCGGCCTGTCCGGCGGGCTGCTGCCGTCGCCGTCGGCGTTCCTGATCCTGGTCAGCGGCATCCTCACCGGCCGGACGGCGTACGCGCTGATCCTGGTGGTCTGCTTCGCTATGGGGCTGGCCGGGACGCTGACCGCCGTCGGCCTGCTGGTGATCAAGGGCAGCGCGATGCTGACGGACTCGGCGCACCACTCGTCCCGGCTGCGGTGGCTCACCCGCGGCGTGCCGCTGCTCGCCGCCGTCGGCGTGACGCTCGGCGGGCTGGTGTACCTGGTGGTCGGCCTCACCGCCGTCGCCGGCGCGTCCTAAGGCGCCGCGAGCTCCAGGAAGCCGTCTTGCACGAGCGTCCGGATCCGCGGCAGCAGGTCCGCGCGCAGCGCCGCGGCGTCGGCATCGAGCACCCTCGCCAGCGCGTCGACGAGCGTCCCGGCCGGCAGCGTCCCGTCGCAGGCGCCGACGAACCCGGCCTCGGCGGTTCCGGCGGTGACGGCGCGCAGCAGGCCGCGCCGCTGCCGGAGCACGAGGTGCTCGGGATCCTCGTCGCCGGGCCGGCCGACCTGCTCCTGCACGACGCCGTCGGCCTGCACCAGCCGGGCGGCCAGCAGTGCGTCGTCCGAGATGCGCAGGTCGGCGACGCGGTCGAACCAGGCGGCGACGGCGGGCGCGAGCGGCTGCTCGACGGCGTGCGGCCACTCCTCGATGCGCACGGCCGGGTCGGCCGCACCGGACCGGCGCAGCGCGATCCAGCCGAACCCGATGCCCTCGACGCCGTTGTCGTCGAACCAGCGCAGCCAGTCGGCGTAGCGCTGCGCGTAGCCGGCGTCGCCGACCTCGCCGGAGTCGCGCAGCCACAGCTCGACGTACTCGGCGGGGTCCTCGACCTCGCGCTGGAGCACCCACGCGTCGCAGCCGGTCGACGTGACCCACTCGCCGAGACGGTCGCGCCAGTCCTCGCCGCGCTTGTGCGTCCAATTCGCCAGCGATTGCATCAGCCCGCCCTCGGCCAGGTGCGCGGCGCCGTCGACGACGACGCGGCGGGAGATCTCGTCGCCGGGCAGGCCGCCGTCGCGGTAGACGTGCGTGCCGCCGGGCGAGACGACGAACGGCGGGTTGGTCGCGATCAGGTCGAACGTCTCGCCGGCGACCGGCTCGAACAGGCTGCCGCGGCGCAGGTCGACGACGTCGGCCAGGCCGTTGAGCCGGGCGGTCAGCGCGGCCAGGGCCAGGGCCCGCGGGTTTACGTCGGTCGCGACGACCCGGGCGCTGTGCCGGGCGAGGTGCAGCGACTGCACACCGCAGCCGGTGCCGAGGTCGAGCGCGCGCTCGACCGGCCGGCGGACGGTCAGCTGGGCGAGCGTGCTGGACGCGGCGTTGAGGCCGAGGACGTGGTCGTCGGGGATCGGCGCCCGCTGGCCGTCCATGCCGGGCGTGAGGTCCGCGACCACCCACCAGTCCCCGGCGTCGTCGGCGTACGGCCGGATGTCGACCACGGCCCGGACGGTGTCGCCGTCGGCGCTGGCTTCGAGGATGCCGCCGGCCAGCAGCGGCTCGACCGGCAGCACCCGCTCGAGCAGCCGCCGCTCGGCCGGCGTCTGCAGCGACCAGAGCCGCGCCAGCAGCGCCGGCGGATCGTCGCGCCCTGCGACGGCCAGCCGGCCCGGCGTGGTCTCGTTGCGGTCCAGCGCGGCGGCCGCCCGCGCGCCGAGCAGGTCGCGGATCCCGTCGACGGAGTACCCGGCCGCCCCCAGCGCGTCGCGCACGCGGGCGACGTCGTCGTCGGACAGGCCGGGATGTCGTGTCGTCACGCCGATATTCTGTCGTGGTGACCCAGAACCCGTTCGGACCCGACGTCATCGCGGCGGTCAGCCGCCACATGAACGACGATCACGCGGCGGACTCGCTGGTCATCGTGCGTGGCCTCGGCGACACGCCGGACGCCACGGCGGCCCGCATGACGCACCTCGACGGCGTCGGCGTCGACTTCGCGGTGACCGTCGGCGGCGCCGAGCGCCCGGTGCGGGTGCCGTTCTCGCGGCCGCTCACCGAGCGCCCGGAGATCCGGCACGAGATCGTCCGCCTCTATACCGAGGCCCGCCACGGCGCTCGGCATCGAGCCCGGCACCGAGGACTGACGC is from Jiangella alkaliphila and encodes:
- a CDS encoding ABC transporter substrate-binding protein; translation: MAHPIRLGAVAAAAALLTLSACSQGSATREDNGEDGEVVVRYQEFSSNGGNEQNLEAIVAAFEEENPDIDVQVETTPYADYFTKLQTAVAGDTEADAFELNYENFVTYADSGALAELDVDGDAYTRSLLEAFQHDGAQLGLPESFSDVVLFYNKDLFAAAGVLEPTADWTWEDERAAAEALTDTAAGVWGDYQPATFHEFYKALAQAGGQFLTEDGSATAFNSPEGIAAATWLAGKSGTVMPTEADGAGTPDFDSTLFRDGKLAMWHSGIWMFGPLADVPFEWDVVVEPGDTTPASAMFTNGVVVSANSEHPEETQAWLEFLTSSDTTVDTRLSAGWELPPIADQDKLAPYLEQSPPANRQAVFDALDATVLPPVIVRQQEMQDAVTEELGNAAAGRKTVEQAVADAAARVDELL
- a CDS encoding glycoside hydrolase family 15 protein; this translates as MTDLSTPADLGELVALAEAGHRVIASHQAPSGAYPASPTFSAYRGYSWFRDGAFIAEGASRYGDADGPAAFHRWCADVLAKRTDQVDALVARALVGERIPVADMLPTRYTIDGGVGNDPWWDFQLDGYGTWLWALAAHADRHGAVDGVDGGVVAAVRYLTTFWARPCYDWWEEHVDHRHVSTLGAIRAGLAAATSHPALAGPLPAGDRSAAVEAVEEIDALVLRDGVAGGHLTKWLGAGDVDASLLACVVPFGLAGVDSELGRATVSAVEDALCVDGGVHRYAADTFYGGGQWPLLTAFLGWNHAVAGRRDEALAALRWIAAQATPSGELPEQVGHHLLAPDREQEWIDRWGTVATPLLWSHGMYLTLAAELGLVGSAR
- a CDS encoding glycoside hydrolase family 31 protein, with translation MIRHRPFGSEHPYAVTGDQRVPPLPVGGETCELRARASAPVTSVVCEWSGPAGDETWPLLAPSSAGSSEDGDGDGGHLAAAQARSLADRSYWSVTTPPLGAGTTYRYRFVATTASGAVRRTRWFSVAAGSWSASGGRLDVSGGDRLVPGSVEWLTGPEGQRRVRFALRLAADERVVGFGERYDAVDQRGRTLDAVVFEQYKAQGAHGRTYLPMPFALVVGPSASWGFHVRTARRTWYDVGATTPDQLVIETDLAGDDALSVGVFSGSPASVLDAFLAEAGRPETLPDWVFRLWASGNEWNTQARVMAELDAHRERDIPVGALVIEAWSDESTFTAFRDAVYDVNEDGGPHRLADFTFPADGAWPDPRGMVEELHGRDVKVLLWQIPLLKMRPHPRGQLAADARAAVSGGFVVTEADGRPYRNRGWWFPLALMPDLASEKARAWWTSKRRYLVEEVGIDGFKTDGGEHAWGHDLRHSDGALRGLAGNNRFPVEYARAYGDLLRSAGKAPVTFSRAGFTGSQAHGAFWAGDEDSTWSGFRAAVVAGVTAGACGIVYWGWDLAGFSGDVPDAELYLRAAAASAFMPIMQYHSEFNHHRLPWRDRTPWNVASQTGDERVLPVFRRFAHLREKLVPYLSSAASATVSGGAPLMRGLFFDFPADASAWSVVDRQFLLGDSLLVAPVLSAGASTWDVYLPEGSWVDVWTGAVLSGGRTVTRPVPIDEIPVYCRASAWPALRPAFEDLP
- a CDS encoding VOC family protein, which produces MTSRISHTSIDCANAYELSEWWKQVLGYVDIADDPNEPGHEECMIQTPDGSHQVLFIEVPDEKTVKNRVHFDLRPTDRTQDEEVERLRGIGATVVADHRGKYGPGTGWVTLADPEGNEFDILRSDAQLAAAAKQS
- a CDS encoding DUF7059 domain-containing protein — translated: MTTRHPGLSDDDVARVRDALGAAGYSVDGIRDLLGARAAAALDRNETTPGRLAVAGRDDPPALLARLWSLQTPAERRLLERVLPVEPLLAGGILEASADGDTVRAVVDIRPYADDAGDWWVVADLTPGMDGQRAPIPDDHVLGLNAASSTLAQLTVRRPVERALDLGTGCGVQSLHLARHSARVVATDVNPRALALAALTARLNGLADVVDLRRGSLFEPVAGETFDLIATNPPFVVSPGGTHVYRDGGLPGDEISRRVVVDGAAHLAEGGLMQSLANWTHKRGEDWRDRLGEWVTSTGCDAWVLQREVEDPAEYVELWLRDSGEVGDAGYAQRYADWLRWFDDNGVEGIGFGWIALRRSGAADPAVRIEEWPHAVEQPLAPAVAAWFDRVADLRISDDALLAARLVQADGVVQEQVGRPGDEDPEHLVLRQRRGLLRAVTAGTAEAGFVGACDGTLPAGTLVDALARVLDADAAALRADLLPRIRTLVQDGFLELAAP